In Eretmochelys imbricata isolate rEreImb1 chromosome 14, rEreImb1.hap1, whole genome shotgun sequence, a genomic segment contains:
- the LOC144274067 gene encoding olfactory receptor 6N1-like produces MADWRNQTAITEFLLLGFGELPDLQILLFLIFLVMYMATVTGNTLIVVLIVADQHLHTPMYFFLGNLSCLETCYTSTIMPWMLASLLTGDRTISVSGCITQLYFFGSLAGTECYLLAAMSYDRYLAICKPLHYSTLMNTRFCLHLAAGSWLNGFLALIILVLFLSLLIFCGPNEIDYFYCDPLPLIELSCSDTHQVILVDFILSCVFTLPPFLLTLTSYMCIIATILRIPSTTGRQKAFSTCSSHLIVVTIFYGTLIIVYLLPKHDTLRDLNKVLSLCYTVLTPLVNPLIYSLRNREVKEALSKAVSKCGFHRNVQIHLDNNIA; encoded by the coding sequence ATGGCAGACTGgagaaaccaaacagccatcacagAATTCTTACTCCTGGGATTTGGGGAGCTCCCTGACctacaaattcttctcttcctgatatTCCTAGTGATGTACATGGCAACCGTGACCGGGAACACCCTCATCGTGGTGCTcattgtggctgatcagcaccttcacacccccatgtacttcttcctggggaatttgtcctgcctggagacctgctacacctcgaCCATCATGCCctggatgctggccagtctcctgactggggacagaaccatctcagtcagtggctgcatcacacaactgtatttctttgggTCTCTGGCAGGTACGGAATGCTATCTCCtagcagcgatgtcttatgatcggtatttagcgatatgtaaacCCCTGCATtattcaactcttatgaatacCAGGTTTTGCCTCCATttggctgctggctcctggttAAATGGTTTTTTGGCTCTTATCATCTTGGTCTTATTCCTATCACTGTTAATATTCTGTGGCCCAAATGAAATTGACTATTTCTATTGTGATCCCCTCCCACtgatagagctctcctgcagtgacacccaccaGGTCATATTGGTGGATTTCATACTATcctgtgtattcaccctgcctccattcctactaacTCTGACGTCCTACATGTGCATCAtcgccaccatcctgagaatcccttccaccaccgggaggcaaaaggccttttccacgtgctcctctcacctcattgtggtgacaattttctatggaaccctaataATTGTGTACCTGCTACCGAAACatgatacactgagagacctaaacaaagtgctctctctttgctacacggtcctgactcccctggtaaaccccctcatctacagtttgagaaacagagaggtcaaggaagcctTGAGCAAAGCagtcagtaaatgtggctttcACAGAAATGTGCAGATACACCTAGATAATAACatagcctga